The Rhinolophus sinicus isolate RSC01 linkage group LG13, ASM3656204v1, whole genome shotgun sequence sequence CTGAGCCAGGGGCAGGCTCTGCCTGGGCagcaaggagagggagaaagttccatccatccttccagaAGAACAGCAGAGGCACAAAGCGCTCAGGCTTCCAAGGAGACTGGACTGCCTGCCATTCGACAGAGCAGTGGGCCCTCGCCTGCTCCGGAGGGAAACTACTGTGCCCAGGTCGTCTGCCACAGTGCAAACCAGGCCGCTGTGTGGcttaaataaaagtgttttctgcTTGCGGATCCCAGGCCTGAAAGAGAGCCCTGCCATGAGGGAGACCGGCACCTACCAACTGCCGTAGGATGGAGTTTGCAGCAAAGGCTCTGCCTGGACAGGACGTGTGGTAACGAATGCCACAGGACAGAAAGCCAAGAGCATGAGGATGCTAAAAACTCCTGAAGAGAGTttgcagagaaaggagaaaaatgcagGATACaggttttgttcttttccttggAAGCAGTAACAAGCAGAATCaacctgagctgagctgcagaACGTCAGAAATAAACTCAGGAACTGCTTTCACTGGGGGACCTGTCACCTCATCCCCAGAGCAGCCTTGGGTCATGGGCGCCACCTCCATGGGGAGAAGCACCTCTGAGAGTTTGTTCTTGGATTCTTAGGCGAttcctttttccttaaaattgccCCCATTTTTTCAGAGGCCTCAGGTCACCCAGAGGGTGACGAGGCCATGCAGTGTAGGTACCACTCTGCCACTGCTGTGGGTGTCCTGAGAGGAGGCGCAGCGAGAAAGGGGGTCAGGGTTTGGGAGGTGTTGGGGTGTGCTCCAGTTTCGGGGATGTGGGTTGCCggcccccctgccctccccacgcCCACCCGGCCCCAAGTCTCCAGCTGCTTTTGGTATCTAAGCTACAGCCTGGCGCAGTCCCAGGCCGCTCCTTTCTAGGCTAATTGCTGCTGTTCGCTGCTAGAAATAGTCCCCACTGAAGTCTGGGCTGCTCTCCCCTCCCGCAACCTTTGTAAAACTTCCCTTCTTCCTGGGAAATGGACAGGAGGGGAGAgggcctgggggaaggggagtgacGTAAACTGCCTCCTGGGAACAGACCAGCTCAAAGCCagccctgctctgctctccctccTACGTTGCTCCTTCCCTTTGAGGGTCCCTgaacttccctccccacccccagcccgggAGTTGGATCTGGGCGGTTGCCTGGCCAACTTCATTCTTCCCAGCCTGGCCACCTGAAACAACGCTCCCTGCACCCCAGGAGCCTGGCTGGCGGCAAGGAGTTTGGGAGTGGGCCAAGCCAGGCTCCCGTTCCGGGGGCGGAGGGTGCTGTGGCAAAGGCCAGGAGACCACGGGAGGTAGTccgtcttcttgggaaaagtctCAAAATCAGGAAGCGAAAGCAAGTTTCTTAAGACTGTAGCCTCTCCAAGCAGGAGCGGAGGTCCTGACTGCAGTCACCACGTGGGACTCATGACATGAAAATCCAGGCCGGGGAGGAAGGGGTAGGAAGCTCGCGTGCCAACGGGGCAATCTGAGCCTGCGCTGAGACTCACTGTGGGCTCTGGGCTTCCGTGCAGCCAGGGCTAAAGGGGAAACATGTACTTTTAATGGGGTTTCCTGGCTTCCCCCGGAAAATCTGGAATGCTCTCTCTTCCCAGTTTTCTCCAACAAATTACTCAGCTGGACACTTATAAGATGGGGCAAAGGACATGGACATAATTGGGAAGTTGAGTAACCTCTTTATGTACCTGAGGAGCAATGGGACCTTCCCCAGGTGAGTCACCATGTATGTCCAAGGAGCGCTGGAATCTGGGCCCCAGCCGGCCTGATTCCCAGTGTGTCCCCCCACCCTGCACCTGAGGGAACCACACGTTGTCCCCAAAGGCCTGACCTGGACCCCAGCGCACGGCTCAGACTCCTGGGAGCGACAGTGCCGGCCTGCGTGGCGCAGCCACGGGAATTAGAAAAGGCGGCCCTGCCAGGTGTCCTGAGTTTGCGCAGTTCCTAACAGCTGCAGAAACCCGGGAAAGAAAGGGGAGCAGGGGAACGAGAGCATCATGGGGGCTGCTGTGATTACTGAGGCTGCCGACTGGGGCGGAGACACCCACCTCAACGCgcttgttttattttcacacaaAGGAGGGTCAGCTCCGGCCCCCAGCACATAAACGGGCACATGGAGACACATGGAAGCATTTTCCGCCAAGAGCTCACCACGTGGGTTTTCCAGGAAAGActcaggaggaggggaaagaCGATTCTACAGGAGAATCCGCTGAGAGGCTTCTGCTGCTGAAATAACCTGAGGAAAGGGGAGCCTTCTCACCTGGGTGCCTGCAGCTCCCTggagtgccccccacccccaactctcaGAAGCACCCGAGCCCTGGCTGGCAGAGCCAAGATGGAAGTCGGTGCCCAACTATGTCCCCCAAGACAGGCCCCGGCGCCCAAGGAAAGCCAGAACGCTCTCAATTCTTGTATTAagttaaaaacagacaaaagcaaCACGTTGCGGGGAAAGCCCCACGAGGTCCTTTGTGCTGTGAGAAGTGTGCTTGGGTCAGCGCCGCCATCCCGGCTGGGGCAGCTGCTTCCCCCGCCCCAGGCCCCCACCGGCCCTGGCGGAGATTCTCCTGTGGCTGCAGGACAGCCGACATGGGACATCAGAGCAGAGGACACAGGCCTCTGACCCGAGATGCGCCTTCCGCTTTTAGAACTTCCCCAAGCGGCAGCGCGGCCCCACGGCCGTGCTTAGCAGTGGGTGCACCCGGCCCAAAGGCCCAGGTCCCCAGAAGCCACAGTGCCCACACGAGGAAAAGCTTGTAATGTGACGGCAACTCCACCGCACAGCCACCCGCCAGCCAGCAGCGTGCGCAGTGCAGGCGGCCTGggagcccctccccctccagtgGTGACACCCCGGATGAGTCAGAGGCCCTCACACGGGGTGGCGGAGGTGGGGGTGCACTGGTAGGAGCTGACCTCTGCAGAACACCAGATGCTGGAGTTATGCTGACGAGGGACCCACCGACTCAGGAGGTGAGGAAAAGGACCAAATGTCTGGTCGGGCAGTTCTGAGCTTGGGGGGCAAACAGGCCAGATCCAGTTACCAGCTGGAAGGCCAGGATGCCAGAGGCCAGGGGGGCTGGCTCGgtcgggggcgggggggcaggggaggtggaCTTGGCTGGCGGCCTCCAGGCTGAGATGCGGCCAGCCCTGGAGGGACGTGCAGTGGGCGCCCCGGACTCCCTCTGGGTCCCCAGCTCCATGTGCTCCTAGGCTTGAAGGGCAGGGCCACATGTGGAGGCCGGTGTGGCTCCATCAGGAGATGGGCTCACTGCTGCCGCCTGTGGTGGGCTGAGGAGGGGAGGCAATGGGCAGCCCCCCAGGGCATCCCTCTGTCTACGGCATGTGTCCCGGGACCCTGGGTCCGGCTGTGTGACTGGGCAGCAGCATCTGTGTCTGCACCGGGGCACAGCACCTGGGCCCTGGCCGGCCTGACTGGGAGGTGAGAGGTCACGAGGGTGAGGCCCAACTCGGGAGGGGCCCAGAGGAGGTTTCCTCTGTAGTCCTGGGGGTCTGGGTGTCATCTGCCAATGAAGCCTGTGTGTGTCGCGAGGTCACCCTCCAGGTTTCTGCCCCTTATAAATGTGTCCTCCATTTTCTCTGGCACCTTCTGCTCTCAGTGCTGACGGAGCCCATGTCCCCAAGGCCGGAGACATCCTCTGCGGGGTGACATGACAATACTGGCAGAGAAGCCCTAGTCCGAAGCTGTGCCATCAGTGCCGTGCTGCCCACCCCTCCAGTCCCAGCTCCGGACTTGCCGAAAGAAGTGGCCTCAAAGTTCTGCATACGTGTCCTCCCGGAGTCTGAGAGGCCTGGTGTCTGTCCACGCCCCTCTGGAAGGTCCTCGCCCGCAAACCCCTGCAAAGAAAAATCCTTGGGCGCACACAGCGCTGAGGCAGCTTTTCTTCTCTTGTCTAACACTCAGCCCGGCCCCCAAGTCCGAGGCTCCCGGAGCTGGCGGAGCATTTCGTGCTGGCCCGGGGCCGGTTGAGCTTCCCGCTGTGGTGCACGGACGGAGTCAAGGCCGCTCTGCCGGTGGGGCTACAGCCGTGGGGCTGGAAGCAGCATGCAGAGCCTGCGGAGGGACAGAGAAGCATGCCCACACTGACACATGTCATCTCCCGCTTGCCCAAGGAAGGTCTCATGGTGACTCCGGAAGGGAAGGGAGCCCTCTGCACCGAGGCCGAGCTCGCCAGTAAACCCGCGTGTTTTCATGCAGGAGGTAAAGAGGCAACACGGTCCGAGGGTTACCTGGTCCCAAAGCACTGGCACCTGCCTCCCCCTGGAGCATCCATCTTCCTTCTCGTTCCTTCAGGACCCCCCGAGtcgggggtggtgggggggaatCTCGCCTTGGCGGCTCACTGGAGTCACGTGGGCTCCAGAGGCCCTGCCTCAGTTGGCCTTGGGGTGTGGTCTGGGCTTGAGCATTTGTGTGGTAAAGAAtttggccttggccttggccAGAGGTCTGGCCTTTGCCCCAGCTTCTAGGAGGTGATCTGTGTCACACTTGATAGGCGTGTGTTTGCTTAGGGTAGGCGTGGGGACGTACAGGTGACCTAGGCTTGGGGTTGTGGGTCATGCTGTACCAGTTGACCTGGAGGCTGAGAGTAATCACGTGGGTGATCAAGCAATCACCTGTGTGCTGGGGCCTGGACAGAAAGGCTGGACATGAAGGCCTGAGAGAGCTTCCTGGTTGGCAATATTCTGTGCATTTTGTCATTCGGTGGTGCCGGGAGAGTAATGCTGTCCTGACGTTACGGGGAGAGGACATGGATGCTTTGCGCAgggactcccccaccccccaaaatctgGCTGATCTTAATCTGTACCCTTTTCCTGGAATGAACTATAATTGTGAACATAACCACCCAGGGCATTCTGGGAGGCACCTACGACTGCAATTGGTCTCAGAAGTGAGGCCACTGTAGCGCGGAGGCTGTACCTTTAGACGTGGCAGGTTGGCCCAAACTCCACACAGAATCGTCCAACACACCCGGGCGATTCTGAGGTACGGCCATGTGTGGGGAGCACCGCACCCGTCTGAGACTGTCTCCCTATTTGGCAGAGGGGTCACCTGCTTTGCTCGAGGTCAACTACAAgtgtggggcagagccaggcttGGGCTCCACAGCTGGAAAAGGGTCCCCGAGCCCCGCCGTCACCCGCGGTCCCACCGGCCTTCCCTGGACAACACCTCGTACGCAGCGTGGGCACGGGCTGGGGTGCCGGGGGCTCACCTGGCTCTGTCGCTGTCCCTCAGGCGGGCAGGTGCTTCCAGGTGCTGACGAAGGCCGTGGGGATGAGGGAGTAGGGCACGGTGGTGATGCAGCTCCACGTGTCCGCAGTGGGGTCGTAGCAGTCCAGCGTCTTACACCTCTGGGTGCCAAAGTAGCCCCCGACCACGTAGAGCTTGTTGCCCGAGGCCAGCGCGTGGCAGGACATGCGCTTGGCCGTCATGTCCCCGACCCGCGTCCACTGGTTGGTCTCGCAGTCGAAGCGGTAGGCGGAGGCGGCCGTGAACTCCGTGTCCCCTCCCATGATGAAGATCTGGCTGCCCAGCACGGCGGCGGCCGTGTAGCGCCACGGCTGGGGACACTCGGCCTTGATGCTCCAGCGGTTCTCCGCGGGGTCGTAGCACTGCACCTTGGACACCATGTCCCGGTGGATGCTCGTCCCTCCGAACACGAAGAGCTTCAGCCTGGCGCTCACCACCGCGGCGTTGCTGACGCCATCCCTCAGCGGGGCCACCATGGTCCACTTGTTGGCGCCGGGGTCGTACTTCTCCACCTGCTTCAGGGACACGGACGGGGAGGCCGGGAAGACGCCCGCCAGGGACGTGTGTCCCCCGACCACGTACAGGCAGTTCTCCAGCTCGGCCGAGCCGTGGCCGAAGCGGGCGATGAGCATGGGCGCCGCCTTGGACCACTCCTCGTGCACCGTGTCGTACACCCACACGTCCTTGGACACCCCGTTCTCCGAGCCCCTGCCGCCCGTCACGTAGACCTTGCAGCCGATGGCGGAGGCGCTGAACTCCTTCCGGGGGCTGGGCAGGTCCGCCTTGGGGATGATCTCCTTGGCCTTGTGGTCCACCTGGTAGATCTTGTCGCACATGAAGGTCTGGCCGCCCAGGATGAGCAGCGTGTGGCCCGCCTTGCGCGGCCGGGCGCAGGGGCTGGTGACCACCCCGTCGTTCTGCAGGATCTTGGTCTTGCAGCGCAGCGCCTCGTCCACGATGAGCTTGGTGCGCTCGTCCGCCATGAGCAGGGCCTCGCCGGACACCGCCTCCTTCAGGCAGTCGGACGGCAGCAGCGCCAGCCGCACGCTGCGCAGCAGCTCGGGCACGTGGGCCCTGCGGCCCTCGACGTCGTGCTTCACCCACTGCAGGATGGCCTCGAACACCACGCGCTCGTCCTCCGTCTCCAGCTCGTCGCTGGAGATGAGGTCCAGCAGCGTGTCCTTGGACAGGCTGTTGAAGTCGTCGCTCTGCCGCACCGTCTCGAAGTGCACCAGGCACATGCGCCACGACAGCTCGTACAGCCGGCGGCACTGGTGCGCGTCCGACAGCAGCATCATGCCCAGGCAGTTGGACGGGAACAGGTTCTTCTCCAGGAACTCGGCGGCCGCGTCCCGCACGTCGTGGAACTGCAGCATGTCGCCCGCCTCCAGCAGCGACTCCGCGTTCTCCTCGTTGATGACGATGCGCGACGAGTAGGCGAAATCCAGCAGCAGCTCCAGCACCTCGGGGTGCAGGTTGTCCTGGAAGTTGACCGTGTCGTCCCGGCTCTCCCGCAGGCCGTGGCTGAACATGGCCTCGAAGTAGCGGCTGGAGGCGGCGAGCACCGCGCGGTGGCAGGGGAAGGCGCGCTCGCCCGCCCACAGCGTCACGTCCGTGAACCTGCGGTGCTTACGCAGCGTGTTGAGATGCGCCAGGACGCAGTCGGGGTGCGACGCCTTGTGGAAGAGCTTGATGTTCATGGACCCCGTGCTGCCCCGCGACTTGCGGGTCTCGTGGACGCTGACCGACATGCTGAGCCGACCTGCGGGGGACGAGGCCACAGGTGAGGGGCCGCTGCTGGCGCAGGGACCTGGGGACACGCCGCCCGGCCTCccggccctgcccctcccccctcctctgctCTGCCCCTCACGTCCACCTCCTCTGTTGCCAGTGATAAGGGCGGCAGAGGCTGGCTGTCACCCCTGCCCTTTGGAAACGGGTTTTGTTCTCCTGAGCCTGGATCTGCTCTGGAACCAAACGTCCTTAGCTTGGTTATGAGCCACCCCCGGGCGACTTCCAGCTGTGCTGCCTCCAGAGGTTAGGAGACTGTGCAAATGACGTCAGTAGCCTGGTTAACACGGCAGCACTAAGGGGCAGGGCCCTCAACTGCTTTCCGGCCCCTGGGGACGCTGCTCTGGTTGCCCCATTTGCCAGGGCTCAGCGAGGCAAAGCGGCTGCCCAAAGGCCGGCAGAGGATTCCCACGTGGCCTGTCCAGCTCCGAGCCCAGTCACCACCCTCCGTTGGCCCAAGGAGACTGATTCCTGCCGGGAGACTTGAAACAACGTTCCCAGGGACCCCCACACCCCAAGCAGAGCCTTACACCCCTGTGCTCCCAAGGGGCCCTGTCCTGAGCTGGGCTCCAGCAGCGCTGGCCAGACCCCCTTTACCCCTTTCCTTGGAAAGATCCTCCAGAGCTGCTGTCTGTCACAGCCCAAGCGCTCAGTGTAGACATGTTCTCAACATCCAGGGGTCTCCAGAGGCCTCTGGACCCAGCTGGGATGAGCAAGGCTGTGGAGGTGAGGCCGGCTGACCAGTGGCTCCCCCACGGGACACCTGCTCAACTTCAAGGTCCCAACAGGAAGCCAAGACAAAGGTCCCGGTGACAGCAGAACACACAGAACAGTTAAGCAATCCAGAGTCCGCCTCAGCCAAAGCAGCAGAAACCCTGCGGCCATTGATGGAAGCCTCTAGGCTTCTGGGgatctcccctcctcccacatcTGCCCCCCTCTGCCCGGCCCAGGGCGGGGCTCAGAGTGCTGGTCCCTGCAAGGAGACAGACAGTCTCGTCACCCACGTGAATATGGGGGATTCCAAAGTACTTTCATTAAACTTGGACCAATGGCACGCCCACGACACACGGCCGTGCTGTGGAAGTAAGGCTCAGCTAATCGCCAAGCAAAATCACATGTTTTGAAAAAAAGTGGCCAAAAGCAAACTGAGAGGGTGGCCAgttaggtcagttggttagagcttggtgcggataacagcaaggttgccggttcgatccccgcatgggccactgtgagctgcgccctccttaaaaggGTCAATTATGCCATTGCAGCATGAAAGCAATATGTACCCAATGACCATGGCTGCTTCccaattagaagaaaaaagcaaacattgctaaaaaacaacaacaaaaaaactgaattCAGTGTTCTGACCCCAAGAGTCTGTGCTGCTTTCCTCCTGCTGGTAAAGAggcagcaacaacagcaaaaaaccccagaaacctttttcatttttaattttcaaaagtatgtGACTCCCTCTTCCCACTCCAGGTCAGTTTTCTCCTTAAGCAAAGCTCTGGCACAGGAAGGAAGCGATTTCCTGATTCAGCGCAACAGTAAGAGCGTTCCCAGTGCGTTGCTTGTGTGCTCTGCTCTCTGGCTCGCTCTCACACTCCTTCCCTGGCAA is a genomic window containing:
- the KLHL25 gene encoding kelch-like protein 25 isoform X2 — translated: MSVSVHETRKSRGSTGSMNIKLFHKASHPDCVLAHLNTLRKHRRFTDVTLWAGERAFPCHRAVLAASSRYFEAMFSHGLRESRDDTVNFQDNLHPEVLELLLDFAYSSRIVINEENAESLLEAGDMLQFHDVRDAAAEFLEKNLFPSNCLGMMLLSDAHQCRRLYELSWRMCLVHFETVRQSDDFNSLSKDTLLDLISSDELETEDERVVFEAILQWVKHDVEGRRAHVPELLRSVRLALLPSDCLKEAVSGEALLMADERTKLIVDEALRCKTKILQNDGVVTSPCARPRKAGHTLLILGGQTFMCDKIYQVDHKAKEIIPKADLPSPRKEFSASAIGCKVYVTGGRGSENGVSKDVWVYDTVHEEWSKAAPMLIARFGHGSAELENCLYVVGGHTSLAGVFPASPSVSLKQVEKYDPGANKWTMVAPLRDGVSNAAVVSARLKLFVFGGTSIHRDMVSKVQCYDPAENRWSIKAECPQPWRYTAAAVLGSQIFIMGGDTEFTAASAYRFDCETNQWTRVGDMTAKRMSCHALASGNKLYVVGGYFGTQRCKTLDCYDPTADTWSCITTVPYSLIPTAFVSTWKHLPA
- the KLHL25 gene encoding kelch-like protein 25 isoform X1, yielding MHTQKARRSNYKSSPALETSTAQTSSKGRLSMSVSVHETRKSRGSTGSMNIKLFHKASHPDCVLAHLNTLRKHRRFTDVTLWAGERAFPCHRAVLAASSRYFEAMFSHGLRESRDDTVNFQDNLHPEVLELLLDFAYSSRIVINEENAESLLEAGDMLQFHDVRDAAAEFLEKNLFPSNCLGMMLLSDAHQCRRLYELSWRMCLVHFETVRQSDDFNSLSKDTLLDLISSDELETEDERVVFEAILQWVKHDVEGRRAHVPELLRSVRLALLPSDCLKEAVSGEALLMADERTKLIVDEALRCKTKILQNDGVVTSPCARPRKAGHTLLILGGQTFMCDKIYQVDHKAKEIIPKADLPSPRKEFSASAIGCKVYVTGGRGSENGVSKDVWVYDTVHEEWSKAAPMLIARFGHGSAELENCLYVVGGHTSLAGVFPASPSVSLKQVEKYDPGANKWTMVAPLRDGVSNAAVVSARLKLFVFGGTSIHRDMVSKVQCYDPAENRWSIKAECPQPWRYTAAAVLGSQIFIMGGDTEFTAASAYRFDCETNQWTRVGDMTAKRMSCHALASGNKLYVVGGYFGTQRCKTLDCYDPTADTWSCITTVPYSLIPTAFVSTWKHLPA